GACATTACGAAATTTGCAGAAATATACGCAGCTAAAAAAGGGCAGGAACTTAATAAGTTatctaatatttttactaatttaaaaaaatatttaagcaACAATCATGTTTTTGCTTGGGGTAATTATAATGGAGAAGAAACTTGTAAGTATATTAGCTACTTGTTATGTGATCAAATCCGTGGAAATATACTTGGTGAATGTGATGAAGGCACATTTAAAGTTCTCAGTGAATTTGTAGATCAATGCAATGTTTATAAACGTTCTCATATGTGTAAGAATAAAgtaaaacatataaataatgataattttctaaaaatgaaagcCTTATATGTGTTGTATGATaagtattataaattatcTATACAACATAAGCAATGGGATAAAGAAACATACTGCAGTGACATGATCTATTTAGTTAgcttatataataaatttttgaataaatatcCATCCCATAGcttaaaatttaatgatGTATTGAGGCAGTTTAAAGTATTAATGGACACTATTACAGTGACAGGAAAAGAACGTTGCCAAGGGGTACAATTTCCTATGCTTAatcctgttttttttgaacgACAAGAGGTAGTACCACAAGTACTCCCATCAGTGAGAGAAAGTAATCAATCACAAGGCGTCACATTAGATGTCCCAGGAAAATCAAAACCTTTAGATGTAACAAGATTACAAACATCAGCAGTAGGAGTAGAAGTAAGAGATAATCCACATAATGCAAAAGGACCTAAAGTATCATATCCATTAACATCAACAGGAACTTTGGATTTACACATAACCGGTGAATCAGAACATCCACATAAAACACTAGAATCCTCTGAAACATATACCTCCCTTGGAACAATAGAATCTTATGTGCCACAAGAATCTCATAGACCGGGGAGATCTTCTGGATCAAGTGAATACCTTCATACAAACTCAACACATTCACCAGGAGATGAAAATATTGAATCaacaaatttgaaagaaTCCGTATTAAGAAATGAAGATGTAACTTTAttaggaaaaatacaaactACTCTTTCTGGAATAGTAAGCGAAGTTGAAC
This is a stretch of genomic DNA from Plasmodium vivax scf_4534 genomic scaffold, whole genome shotgun sequence. It encodes these proteins:
- a CDS encoding variable surface protein Vir6, truncated, putative (encoded by transcript PVX_035190A) yields the protein QELNKLSNIFTNLKKYLSNNHVFAWGNYNGEETCKYISYLLCDQIRGNILGECDEGTFKVLSEFVDQCNVYKRSHMCKNKVKHINNDNFLKMKALYVLYDKYYKLSIQHKQWDKETYCSDMIYLVSLYNKFLNKYPSHSLKFNDVLRQFKVLMDTITVTGKERCQGVQFPMLNPVFFERQEVVPQVLPSVRESNQSQGVTLDVPGKSKPLDVTRLQTSAVGVEVRDNPHNAKGPKVSYPLTSTGTLDLHITGESEHPHKTLESSETYTSLGTIESYVPQESHRPGRSSGSSEYLHTNSTHSPGDENIESTNLKESVLRNEDVTLLGKIQTTLSGIVSEVEPGPVLGVSGGMGALFLLFKYTPVGTFFRGGRVRARRIPSGFSGPFLGEFPDVQDYYGGNIGYGQMNPLAE